A genomic region of Papaver somniferum cultivar HN1 chromosome 7, ASM357369v1, whole genome shotgun sequence contains the following coding sequences:
- the LOC113298597 gene encoding serine/threonine-protein phosphatase 6 regulatory subunit 3-like isoform X2: MFWRMPALSASSPVESVLDKENFTLEELLDEEEIIQECKALNSRLINFLRDRVQVEQLLRYIVEDPPEDAESKRVFKFPFIACEIFTCEIDVILKTLVDDDELMGLLFSFLEPNHPHSPLLAGYFSKVVVCLMLRKTVPLMNYVQGHGDVFRQLVDLIGITSIMEVLIRLVGADDHFYSNFTDVMQWLADSNLLEMIVDKLNPSCPSEVQANAAETLCAITRNSPSALAAKLSSPSFIERIFCHALEESQSKSGLVHPLSICISLLDSKRSASSFYSMRSQHLYEQPIPVNPVTITAMIPKLGDLLTLLNTTSDETILPTTYGSLRPPLGKHRLKILEFIAVLLRIGNDLAEKELVILGAIQRILDLFFAYPFNNALHHHVESIVISCLESKNNTVVDHLFQDCNLVGKILKADGNSDLFGDENQPTLIAVGRQPPRSGNHGHITRISNKLVELGNGNSQIQTYLKENGDWVNWQTTVLQERNTVENVYRWACGRPTALHDRTRDSDDDDRDYDVTALANNLSQAFRYSIYENDDTEEVQGSLEREDEDAYFDDESAEVVISSLRLGDDQESNLFTNSNWFAFQDDIVGTEGLSTSTSEKMDDVNLNGATSGGNSSSDDEVVVGEDLLVGNTASGSSSSSPDAEDVNLHKENAGASSDVGSFQYEMADKNTPSGDRSLPGCKGGQDSSDAQVSGSDWNPFNDDGKAQVDHIMESVDAAPDPLCNGEVIVPPSTASPMDSSDCTVGSSTSNGPTVAPSLFEEDVEFVGVEMEGTEKAMEQALKEGIVGEAGPLKRNLVPKVVPEKKSEEDDGGEGLLEFNDMNYWKVDQEVAVVQE; this comes from the exons ATGTTTTGGCGCATGCCTGCTCTCTCTGCTTCTTCTCCT GTGGAATCAGTTTTAGATAAGGAAAATTTCACTTTAGAAGAGCTTTTGGATGAAGAAGAGATTATCCAAGAATGCAAGGCTTTAAATAGTCGCCTCATTAACTT TCTACGTGATAGAGTTCAGGTTGAGCAGTTGCTGCGATACATCGTTGAAGACCCTCCAGAGGATGCAGAAAGCAAACGAGTCTTCAA GTTTCCTTTTATCGCCTGCGAGATATTTACTTGTGAAATCGATGTTATCTTAAAGACATTAGTGGATGATGACGAG CTGATGGGCTTGCTTTTCTCTTTTCTGGAACCAAACCATCCTCATAGCCCTCTGCTAGCTGGGTACTTTAGTAAG GTTGTAGTATGCCTGATGCTGAGGAAGACAGTCCCACTTATGAACTATGTTCAA GGCCATGGAGATGTATTTCGCCAGCTAGTTGATTTGATAGGAATAACATCCATCATGGAG GTTTTGATTCGGCTTGTCGGGGCCGATGACCATTTCTATTCCAATTTTACGGATGTGATGCAGTGGTTAGCTGATAGCAATTTGCTTGAAATGATCGTGGATAAGTTGAATCCATCT TGTCCGTCAGAAGTTCAGGCTAATGCAGCGGAAACACTGTGCGCCATCACTAGAAATTCTCCTTCAGCTTTAGCTGCTAAACTCTCTAGCCCAag TTTTATTGAAAGGATATTTTGTCACGCTCTGGAAGAATCTCAATCAAAATCTGGCCTTGTGCACCCTCTGTCTATCTGTATTTCTTTGCTAGATTCCAAGAGATCCGCGTCCTCTTTTTATTCAATGAGAAGTCAACACTTATACGAACAACCTATACCTGTTAATCCTGTGACTATTACTGCCATgattccgaaacttg GTGACTTGCTTACCCTTCTGAATACAACCTCGGATGAGACCATTTTGCCCACAACATATGGAAGTCTAAGGCCTCCTCTTGGAAAGCATCGTTTAAAG ATTTTGGAGTTTATTGCTGTTCTATTGAGGATTGGCAATGACCTTGCGGAGAAGGAGCTCGTTATCTTGGGAGCTATCCAAAGAATTCTCGATCTGTTTTTTGC GTACCCGTTCAATAATGCTCTACATCATCATGTAGAGAGCATTGTGATATCATGTTTGGAGAGTAAGAACAACACTGTTGTTGATCACCTCTTTCAAGACTGTAATTTAGTTGGAAAAATTCTTAAAGCAGATGGGAACTCCGATCTCTTTGGAGACGAAAATCAG CCAACACTAATCGCTGTTGGAAGACAACCACCCCGGTCTGGGAACCATGGTCACATTACACGTATTTCTAACAAGCTTGTGGAACTGGGAAATGGAAACAGTCAAATTCAGACATATCTAAAG GAAAATGGCGATTGGGTTAATTGGCAAACCACTGTTCTGCAAGAGCGTAACACGGTGGAGAATGTTTACCGATGGGCTTGTGG TCGTCCAACAGCGCTGCATGATAGGACAAGAGATAGTGATGACGACGATAGAGATTATGATGTTACAGCACTAGCAAATAATCTAAGCCAGGCTTTTAGATACAGTATTTATGAGAACGATGACACTGAAGAG GTTCAAGGTTCTCTTGAGCGAGAGGATGAG GATGCTTACTTTGATGATGAGTCAGCTGAAGTTGTAATCTCATCACTGAGGCTTGGTGACGACCAGGAGAG CAATTTGTTCACAAATTCCAACTGGTTTGCTTTCCAAGATGACATAGTTGGCACAGAGGGTCTGAGTACTTCGACCTCTGAGAAGATGGATGATGTTAACTTGAATGGAGCAACAAGTGGTGGTAACAGCAGTAGCGATGATGAAGTGGTGGTTGGTGAGGATTTGTTGGTAGGTAACACGGCATCCGGGTCCAGCTCGAGTTCACCTGATGCAGAAGACGTGAATCTTCACAAAGAAAATGCAGGTGCTTCCAGTGATGTGGGTTCTTTCCAGTATGAAATGGCGGACAAAAACACTCCATCTGGAGATAGATCGTTACCCGGTTGCAAGGGAGGGCAGGATTCTTCTGATGCGCAGGTTAGTGGGTCAGACTGGAATCCTTTTAATGATGATGGTAAGGCTCAAGTTGATCATATAATGGAGTCAGTTGATGCTGCTCCTGATCCTCTATGCAATGGAGAGGTCATAGTTCCACCAAGTACTGCAAGCCCAATGGATTCAAGCGATTGCACCGTGGGAAGCAGCACAAGCAACGGACCTACTGTGGCACCATCGTTATTCGAAGAGGATGTCGAATTTGTTGGTGTAGAGATGGAGGGCACGGAGAAAGCAATGGAACAAGCACTAAAAGAAGGAATAGTTGGAGAAGCAGGGCCGCTAAAGAGGAACCTTGTGCCGAAGGTGGTACCAGAAAAGAAATCTGAGGAAGATGATGGTGGCGAAGGATTGTTAGAGTTCAATGATATGAACTACTGGAAGGTCGATCAAGAGGTTGCTGTGGTTCAGGAGTGA
- the LOC113298597 gene encoding serine/threonine-protein phosphatase 6 regulatory subunit 3-like isoform X1, with the protein MFWRMPALSASSPVESVLDKENFTLEELLDEEEIIQECKALNSRLINFLRDRVQVEQLLRYIVEDPPEDAESKRVFKFPFIACEIFTCEIDVILKTLVDDDELMGLLFSFLEPNHPHSPLLAGYFSKVVVCLMLRKTVPLMNYVQGHGDVFRQLVDLIGITSIMEVLIRLVGADDHFYSNFTDVMQWLADSNLLEMIVDKLNPSCPSEVQANAAETLCAITRNSPSALAAKLSSPSFIERIFCHALEESQSKSGLVHPLSICISLLDSKRSASSFYSMRSQHLYEQPIPVNPVTITAMIPKLGDLLTLLNTTSDETILPTTYGSLRPPLGKHRLKILEFIAVLLRIGNDLAEKELVILGAIQRILDLFFAYPFNNALHHHVESIVISCLESKNNTVVDHLFQDCNLVGKILKADGNSDLFGDENQPTLIAVGRQPPRSGNHGHITRISNKLVELGNGNSQIQTYLKENGDWVNWQTTVLQERNTVENVYRWACGRPTALHDRTRDSDDDDRDYDVTALANNLSQAFRYSIYENDDTEEVQGSLEREDEVRFPICCAQGSNIYHVCLGEIHNKTDTHLLSWEKTQKMYYGLKVVDYLRVMLLMQDAYFDDESAEVVISSLRLGDDQESNLFTNSNWFAFQDDIVGTEGLSTSTSEKMDDVNLNGATSGGNSSSDDEVVVGEDLLVGNTASGSSSSSPDAEDVNLHKENAGASSDVGSFQYEMADKNTPSGDRSLPGCKGGQDSSDAQVSGSDWNPFNDDGKAQVDHIMESVDAAPDPLCNGEVIVPPSTASPMDSSDCTVGSSTSNGPTVAPSLFEEDVEFVGVEMEGTEKAMEQALKEGIVGEAGPLKRNLVPKVVPEKKSEEDDGGEGLLEFNDMNYWKVDQEVAVVQE; encoded by the exons ATGTTTTGGCGCATGCCTGCTCTCTCTGCTTCTTCTCCT GTGGAATCAGTTTTAGATAAGGAAAATTTCACTTTAGAAGAGCTTTTGGATGAAGAAGAGATTATCCAAGAATGCAAGGCTTTAAATAGTCGCCTCATTAACTT TCTACGTGATAGAGTTCAGGTTGAGCAGTTGCTGCGATACATCGTTGAAGACCCTCCAGAGGATGCAGAAAGCAAACGAGTCTTCAA GTTTCCTTTTATCGCCTGCGAGATATTTACTTGTGAAATCGATGTTATCTTAAAGACATTAGTGGATGATGACGAG CTGATGGGCTTGCTTTTCTCTTTTCTGGAACCAAACCATCCTCATAGCCCTCTGCTAGCTGGGTACTTTAGTAAG GTTGTAGTATGCCTGATGCTGAGGAAGACAGTCCCACTTATGAACTATGTTCAA GGCCATGGAGATGTATTTCGCCAGCTAGTTGATTTGATAGGAATAACATCCATCATGGAG GTTTTGATTCGGCTTGTCGGGGCCGATGACCATTTCTATTCCAATTTTACGGATGTGATGCAGTGGTTAGCTGATAGCAATTTGCTTGAAATGATCGTGGATAAGTTGAATCCATCT TGTCCGTCAGAAGTTCAGGCTAATGCAGCGGAAACACTGTGCGCCATCACTAGAAATTCTCCTTCAGCTTTAGCTGCTAAACTCTCTAGCCCAag TTTTATTGAAAGGATATTTTGTCACGCTCTGGAAGAATCTCAATCAAAATCTGGCCTTGTGCACCCTCTGTCTATCTGTATTTCTTTGCTAGATTCCAAGAGATCCGCGTCCTCTTTTTATTCAATGAGAAGTCAACACTTATACGAACAACCTATACCTGTTAATCCTGTGACTATTACTGCCATgattccgaaacttg GTGACTTGCTTACCCTTCTGAATACAACCTCGGATGAGACCATTTTGCCCACAACATATGGAAGTCTAAGGCCTCCTCTTGGAAAGCATCGTTTAAAG ATTTTGGAGTTTATTGCTGTTCTATTGAGGATTGGCAATGACCTTGCGGAGAAGGAGCTCGTTATCTTGGGAGCTATCCAAAGAATTCTCGATCTGTTTTTTGC GTACCCGTTCAATAATGCTCTACATCATCATGTAGAGAGCATTGTGATATCATGTTTGGAGAGTAAGAACAACACTGTTGTTGATCACCTCTTTCAAGACTGTAATTTAGTTGGAAAAATTCTTAAAGCAGATGGGAACTCCGATCTCTTTGGAGACGAAAATCAG CCAACACTAATCGCTGTTGGAAGACAACCACCCCGGTCTGGGAACCATGGTCACATTACACGTATTTCTAACAAGCTTGTGGAACTGGGAAATGGAAACAGTCAAATTCAGACATATCTAAAG GAAAATGGCGATTGGGTTAATTGGCAAACCACTGTTCTGCAAGAGCGTAACACGGTGGAGAATGTTTACCGATGGGCTTGTGG TCGTCCAACAGCGCTGCATGATAGGACAAGAGATAGTGATGACGACGATAGAGATTATGATGTTACAGCACTAGCAAATAATCTAAGCCAGGCTTTTAGATACAGTATTTATGAGAACGATGACACTGAAGAG GTTCAAGGTTCTCTTGAGCGAGAGGATGAGGTAAGATTTCCCATTTGCTGCGCCCAAGGCTCTAATATATATCATGTTTGTTTAGGTGAAATACACAACAAGACAGATACTCACTTACTCAGCTGGGAAAAAACCCAGAAGATGTACTATGGTCTTAAAGTGGTTGATTATTTAAGAGTTATGTTACTGATGCAGGATGCTTACTTTGATGATGAGTCAGCTGAAGTTGTAATCTCATCACTGAGGCTTGGTGACGACCAGGAGAG CAATTTGTTCACAAATTCCAACTGGTTTGCTTTCCAAGATGACATAGTTGGCACAGAGGGTCTGAGTACTTCGACCTCTGAGAAGATGGATGATGTTAACTTGAATGGAGCAACAAGTGGTGGTAACAGCAGTAGCGATGATGAAGTGGTGGTTGGTGAGGATTTGTTGGTAGGTAACACGGCATCCGGGTCCAGCTCGAGTTCACCTGATGCAGAAGACGTGAATCTTCACAAAGAAAATGCAGGTGCTTCCAGTGATGTGGGTTCTTTCCAGTATGAAATGGCGGACAAAAACACTCCATCTGGAGATAGATCGTTACCCGGTTGCAAGGGAGGGCAGGATTCTTCTGATGCGCAGGTTAGTGGGTCAGACTGGAATCCTTTTAATGATGATGGTAAGGCTCAAGTTGATCATATAATGGAGTCAGTTGATGCTGCTCCTGATCCTCTATGCAATGGAGAGGTCATAGTTCCACCAAGTACTGCAAGCCCAATGGATTCAAGCGATTGCACCGTGGGAAGCAGCACAAGCAACGGACCTACTGTGGCACCATCGTTATTCGAAGAGGATGTCGAATTTGTTGGTGTAGAGATGGAGGGCACGGAGAAAGCAATGGAACAAGCACTAAAAGAAGGAATAGTTGGAGAAGCAGGGCCGCTAAAGAGGAACCTTGTGCCGAAGGTGGTACCAGAAAAGAAATCTGAGGAAGATGATGGTGGCGAAGGATTGTTAGAGTTCAATGATATGAACTACTGGAAGGTCGATCAAGAGGTTGCTGTGGTTCAGGAGTGA